One window of the Eschrichtius robustus isolate mEscRob2 chromosome 13, mEscRob2.pri, whole genome shotgun sequence genome contains the following:
- the TSPO gene encoding translocator protein produces the protein MAPPWVPAVGFTLVPSLGGFLASHYVRGESLRWYAGLQKPSWHPPRWTLAPIWGTLYSAMGYGSYMIWKELGGFSKEAVVPLGLYAGQLALNWAWPPLFFGARQMGWALVDLLLMGGVAAATAVAWHQVSPPAACLLYPYLAWLAFAAMLNYCVWRDNQDDSRGRRLSE, from the exons atgGCCCCGCCCTGGGTGCCCGCCGTGGGCTTCACGCTGGTGCCCAGTCTGGGGGGCTTCCTGGCCTCCCACTATGTCCGCGGAGAGAGTCTCCGCTGGTACGCCGGCCTGCAGAAGCCCTCGTGGCACCCGCCCCGCTGGACGCTGGCTCCCATCTGGGGCACGCTGTACTCGGCCATGGG GTATGGCTCCTACATGATCTGGAAAGAGCTGGGGGGCTTCTCGAAGGAGGCTGTGGTTCCCCTGGGCCTCTACGCTGGGCAGCTGGCTCTGAACTGGGCATGGCCTCCCCTCTTCTTCGGTGCCCGACAAATGGGTTGG GCCCTGGTGGACCTCCTGCTGATGGGTGGAGTGGCAGCAGCCACGGCCGTGGCCTGGCACCAGGTGAGCCCACCGGCCGCCTGCCTGCTCTACCCGTACCTGGCCTGGCTGGCCTTTGCGGCCATGCTCAACTACTGCGTCTGGCGGGACAACCAGGACGACAGCCGTGGCCGTCGGCTCTCGGAATGA
- the TTLL12 gene encoding tubulin--tyrosine ligase-like protein 12, translating into MQADARLERGSRVLTPQSAPSLESDPELGPDPEEDARARAKFAALHGPALRASGVPERYWGRLLHKLEHEVFDAGEMFGIMQVEEVEEDEGEDEAARELRKKPNPGGELCYKVIVTNENGLQAADPNSIFLIDHAWTCRMAHARQQLQQVPGLLHRMANLMGIEFHGELPSAEAVDLVLEEMWKFNQTYQLAHGTAEEKVPVWYIMDEFGSRIQHADVPSFATAPFFYVPQRVAYTLLWPLRDLDTGEEVTRDFAYGEADPLIRRCVLLPWAPADLQDLSSSTPEPPDEHYQAILEENKEKLPVAINPAVYPCDHVFKVYTDIRQVLSHLTHPRFTFTQSEADADILYNFSHFKDYRRLSRERPSVLLNQFPCENLLTVKDCLASVARRAAGPEGPAWLPRTFNLRTELPQFVSYFQQRERRGEDNHWICKPWNLARSLDTHITKSLHSIIRHRESSPKVVSKYIESPVLFLREDVGRVKFDIRYIVLLRSVKPLTLFVYDVFWLRFSNRPFALNDLDDYEKHFTVMNYDPELVLKQMHYDEFVPEFEKQYPEFPWKSVQAAIFQAFTELFQVACARPPPLGFCDYPSSRAMYAIDLMLKWDSRPDGKRVMQPQLLEVNFNPDCERACRCYPAFFNDVFSTLYLDEPDSCPVTRLV; encoded by the exons ATGCAGGCCGACGCGAGGCTGGAGCGCGGCAGCCGGGTCCTGACGCCGCAGTCGGCGCCGAGCTTGGAGTCGGACCCGGAGCTGGGCCCGGACCCGGAGGAGGACGCGCGGGCCCGGGCCAAGTTCGCGGCGCTGCACGGCCCGGCGCTGCGCGCGTCGGGAGTCCCCGAGCGGTACTGGGGCCGCCTCCTGCACAAGCTGGAGCACGAG GTGTTCGACGCTGGGGAGATGTTCGGGATAATGCAAGTGGAAGAAGTGGAGGAGGATGAGGGCGAGGACGAAGCGGCCCGGGAATTGCGGAAGAAGCCCAACCCAGGCGGCGAGCTCTGCTACAAGGTCATTGTGACCAATGAGAATGGGCTTCAGGCGGCTGACCCCAACAG CATCTTCCTTATCGACCACGCCTGGACGTGCCGCATGGCACACGCCCGCCAGCAGCTGCAACAGGTGCCCGGGCTGCTGCACCGCATGGCCAACCTGATGGGCATCGAGTTCCACGGCGAGCTGCCCAGCGCCGAGGCCGTGGACCTGGTGCTGGAGGAGATGTGGAAGTTCAACCAGACCTACCAGCTGGCCCACGGG ACGGCCGAGGAGAAGGTGCCGGTGTGGTACATCATGGACGAGTTCGGCTCGCGCATCCAGCACGCGGACGTGCCCAGCTTCGCCACCGCGCCCTTCTTCTACGTGCCCCAGCGGGTGGCCTACACGCTGCTTTGGCCCCTGAGGGACCTGGACACGGGCG AGGAGGTGACCCGGGACTTTGCCTACGGAGAGGCCGACCCTCTGATCCGGAGGTGTGTGCTGCTGCCCTGGGCCCCCGCCGACCTGCAGGACCTCAGCTCCTCCACGCCCGAGCCACCCGACGAGCACTACCAG GCTATTTTGGAGGAAAACAAGGAGAAGCTGCCAGTGGCCATCAACCCGGCGGTGTATCCCTGCGACCACGTCTTCAA gGTCTACACGGACATCCGGCAGGTGCTCAGCCACCTCACCCACCCGCGCTTCACCTTCACTCAGAGCGAGGCGGATGCCGACATCCTCTACAACTTCTCGCACTTCAAGGACTACAG AAGGCTGAGCCGGGAGAGGCCCAGTGTACTGCTGAACCAGTTCCCCTGCGAGAACCTGCTGACGGTGAAGGACTGCCTGGCCTCCGTCGCGCGCCGGGCGGCCGGCCCCGAGGGCCCGGCCTGGCTGCCCCGCACCTTCAACCTGCGCACCGAGCTGCCCCAGTTCGTCAGCTACTTCCAGCAGCGGGAGAGGCG GGGCGAGGACAACCACTGGATCTGCAAGCCCTGGAACCTGGCCCGCAGCCTGGACACCCACATCACCAAGAGCCTCCACAGCATTATCCGGCACCGCGAGAGCTCCCCCAAG GTTGTGTCCAAATACATTGAAAGTCCCGTCTTGTTCCTTCGAGAAGATGTGGGGAGGGTCAAGTTCGACATCCGCTACATCGTGCTCCTGCGGTCCGTGAAGCCCCTGACGTTGTTCGTCTATGACGTGTTCTGGCTGCGGTTCTCCAACCG GCCCTTCGCACTCAACGACCTGGACGACTACGAGAAGCATTTCACCGTCATGAACTACGACCCGGAATTGGTGCTGAAGCAG ATGCACTACGATGAGTTCGTCCCGGAGTTTGAGAAGCAGTACCCAGAATTTCCCTGGAAGAGCGTCCAG GCTGCCATCTTCCAGGCCTTCACGGAGCTGTTCCAGGTGGCGTGTGCCAGGCCGCCCCCGCTGGGCTTCTGCGACTACCCCTCATCCCGGGCCATGTATGCCATCGACCTCATGCTGAAGTGGGACAGCCGTCCAGATG ggaagcgaGTGATGCAGCCGCAGCTCCTAGAGGTGAACTTCAACCCAGACTGTGAGCGGGCCTGCAGGTGCTACCCGGCCTTCTTCAACGATGTCTTCAGCACCTTGTACCTGGACGAGCCTGACAGCTGCCCCGTCACCCGCCTCGTCTAG